One stretch of Deinococcus ficus DNA includes these proteins:
- a CDS encoding tyrosine-protein kinase domain-containing protein, whose protein sequence is MHDRTSTDMIDLTRSLQALRQSAWAILLCALALGAGAYAYFKRQTPIFQASTMIVSTGSQTGNQTVNQTLVSAPPLPSGALKGALLNLDVLRAINTGLDGLQGLDPAIRVALQRKLLGEAAAGRSSTLRVNGEVDLYGNGIYTISARHTDPGVAAQLANLATEAIIAWDTRRGLVKVTSARQALEVQLRDTERRLALLGPVGAQPTREQATLLNQQAVRTNDLNNLRALERAVVGSLSLVAQAVTPLKPVSPRAGRNAVLAGLFALLASSVLVLVRSSLSRVVSSDLDLHGMQLRLLGEIPRFRTAKKGQSVLAMLHKGQGADSVAFLASNLRGRLGQEAQDRGQDARTLMVTSLLPGDGKSTLVAALAGSFAASGLRTLLIEADVRHPTQRALWGLAAETATWVNLPMAAPFPGEEARDLQAALRNPEAAQARRLSEHLHLVVTAAHEGATRLPTEAFRAALHTWTPRYDVVLVDAPPALAISDPLEMASMVGGVLIVLEPGKANLSGVQRLQDALELANANVLGVAFNKINPRRITTGYGYGYGYSSPARPVKA, encoded by the coding sequence ATGCATGACCGCACCTCGACCGACATGATCGACCTGACCCGCAGCCTGCAGGCGCTCCGGCAGTCCGCGTGGGCCATCCTGCTGTGCGCCCTGGCGCTGGGCGCCGGCGCCTACGCGTACTTCAAACGTCAGACGCCGATCTTTCAGGCGAGCACCATGATCGTCTCCACCGGCAGCCAGACCGGGAACCAGACCGTGAACCAGACCCTGGTGAGCGCCCCGCCCCTGCCGTCCGGCGCGCTGAAAGGCGCGCTGCTGAACTTGGACGTCCTGCGGGCCATCAACACCGGCCTGGACGGCCTGCAAGGCCTTGACCCTGCCATTCGCGTGGCGCTGCAGCGCAAGCTGCTCGGCGAGGCCGCCGCCGGGCGGTCCAGCACCCTGCGCGTGAACGGCGAGGTGGACCTGTACGGCAACGGCATCTACACCATCAGTGCCCGGCACACCGATCCCGGCGTGGCCGCGCAGCTCGCCAACCTCGCCACGGAGGCCATCATCGCCTGGGACACCCGGCGCGGCCTGGTGAAGGTCACGTCCGCCCGGCAGGCACTGGAGGTGCAGCTGCGGGACACCGAACGTCGCCTGGCGCTGCTCGGCCCGGTGGGTGCGCAACCCACCCGCGAGCAGGCCACCCTGCTGAACCAGCAGGCGGTGCGCACCAACGACCTGAACAACCTGCGCGCCCTGGAACGCGCCGTGGTGGGCTCGCTGTCGCTCGTCGCGCAGGCGGTCACGCCCCTGAAGCCGGTCTCCCCGCGCGCGGGGCGCAACGCGGTCCTGGCGGGCCTGTTCGCGCTGCTGGCGTCCTCGGTGCTGGTGCTGGTGCGGTCCTCGCTGTCGCGTGTGGTGTCCTCCGACCTGGACCTGCACGGCATGCAACTGCGTCTCCTGGGCGAGATTCCCCGTTTCCGCACCGCGAAGAAGGGCCAGTCGGTGCTGGCGATGCTGCACAAGGGCCAGGGCGCCGACAGCGTGGCGTTCCTCGCCAGCAACCTGCGCGGGCGCCTGGGGCAGGAAGCCCAGGACCGCGGGCAGGACGCCCGGACCCTGATGGTCACGTCCCTGCTGCCCGGTGACGGCAAATCCACCCTGGTCGCCGCGCTGGCCGGCAGCTTTGCGGCCTCCGGGCTGCGCACCCTGCTGATCGAGGCGGACGTGCGACACCCGACCCAGCGCGCCCTGTGGGGCCTGGCCGCCGAGACGGCCACCTGGGTGAACCTGCCGATGGCCGCGCCGTTCCCCGGTGAGGAGGCCCGCGACCTGCAGGCCGCGCTGCGCAACCCGGAAGCGGCGCAGGCCCGGCGCCTGAGCGAGCACCTGCATCTGGTGGTCACGGCCGCGCACGAGGGCGCCACCCGCCTGCCCACCGAGGCCTTCCGCGCCGCGCTGCACACCTGGACGCCGCGGTACGACGTGGTGCTGGTGGACGCCCCGCCCGCCCTGGCGATCTCCGACCCGCTGGAGATGGCGTCCATGGTGGGCGGCGTGCTGATCGTCCTGGAACCCGGGAAGGCCAACCTGTCGGGCGTGCAGCGCCTGCAGGACGCCCTGGAGCTCGCCAACGCGAACGTGCTGGGCGTGGCGTTCAACAAGATCAACCCGCGCCGGATCACGACCGGGTACGGCTACGGGTACGGGTACAGCAGCCCGGCCCGTCCGGTGAAGGCATGA
- a CDS encoding glycosyltransferase family 4 protein: MYRVMGVDTEGDVDFRVVRGRNLSLYRALSAHAQIVDRFTPALSGMPMMMNYASSFRPHPYRWKGVANLNPRTFRVRSDLALRRLNARRGQFDVVLQIFGMFSVAGHGFPVALYLDNTMALTMRHYPQWNPMSDRERREWLILEREAYHAADRIFAMSQAVHQSLLDDYGVPADKVLTVGAGANFTIDPDGKDAYDQQTALFVAYEFDRNGGRTLLDAWRRVRADLPGARLQIVGPRRPVALALPPGVEWFGPVRDRERLRSLFHGATVFVLPSVFNPFPHVLREAMAVGLPCVSTNHVAIPEIVMDGVTGSLVAVDDVPALAGALTELLGQPAMARQYGQAGLEAVSHAMSWDQVGALVADQLKVLAAQP; the protein is encoded by the coding sequence ATGTACCGAGTCATGGGAGTGGACACCGAAGGCGACGTGGACTTCCGGGTGGTGCGAGGCCGCAACCTGTCTCTGTACCGGGCGCTGTCGGCTCACGCGCAGATCGTGGACCGGTTCACACCCGCCCTCAGCGGCATGCCCATGATGATGAACTACGCCTCCAGCTTCCGGCCGCATCCCTACCGCTGGAAGGGCGTCGCCAACCTGAACCCGCGCACCTTCCGCGTCCGCAGCGACCTGGCCCTGCGGCGCCTGAATGCCCGGCGCGGGCAGTTCGACGTGGTGCTGCAGATTTTCGGGATGTTCTCCGTGGCCGGGCACGGCTTTCCGGTAGCCCTGTACCTGGACAACACCATGGCCCTGACCATGCGGCACTACCCGCAGTGGAACCCCATGAGCGACCGCGAGCGGCGCGAGTGGCTGATCCTGGAGCGCGAGGCGTACCACGCCGCCGACCGGATCTTCGCGATGTCCCAGGCGGTGCACCAGTCCCTGCTCGACGATTACGGCGTGCCGGCCGACAAGGTCCTGACCGTGGGCGCCGGGGCGAACTTCACCATCGACCCGGACGGCAAGGACGCCTACGACCAGCAGACCGCGCTGTTCGTCGCGTACGAGTTCGACCGCAACGGTGGCCGGACGCTGCTGGACGCCTGGCGGCGCGTGCGGGCCGACCTGCCCGGCGCCCGGCTGCAGATCGTGGGGCCGCGGCGGCCGGTGGCGCTGGCCCTGCCGCCGGGTGTGGAGTGGTTCGGCCCGGTCCGGGACCGGGAGCGGCTGCGGTCACTGTTCCACGGCGCGACGGTGTTCGTGCTGCCCAGCGTGTTCAATCCCTTCCCTCACGTGCTGCGCGAGGCGATGGCGGTGGGCCTGCCATGCGTCAGCACCAACCACGTCGCGATTCCCGAGATCGTGATGGACGGCGTGACGGGCTCCCTGGTGGCGGTGGACGACGTGCCGGCCCTGGCCGGCGCGCTGACGGAACTGCTGGGGCAGCCGGCCATGGCCCGGCAGTACGGGCAGGCAGGGCTGGAGGCCGTGTCGCACGCCATGTCGTGGGATCAGGTGGGCGCCCTGGTGGCCGATCAGCTGAAGGTGCTCGCCGCGCAGCCTTGA
- a CDS encoding glycosyltransferase family 2 protein, with amino-acid sequence MTPLPSPTLAPAPTSAPAPRPRAWPSVGIVVINYNGWALTDDCLRSLAALDYPDAQVILVDNGSTDDSLAQLRARHPDQPVLTIPRNVGFTAANNIGTREALRRGLDYVWLLNNDTVVPPDVLRELVKVAEDHPRLGAVTSVLYHLRRPEELQSWGGGYVDLWRGSAALFESPVDWARLDFLAGTSLLVRTRALQEVGLLDERYFMYWEDADLCFRLRQAGWGLGIAERARTWHLGAASMGMSTMTDKSTAYELQFTKSAVRFFRRHSPVPAVALLAGPGTYLVKRVLRGQWQRAAAVARGGWLAVRPDPR; translated from the coding sequence ATGACACCCCTGCCGTCCCCCACCCTGGCCCCCGCGCCCACCTCCGCCCCCGCTCCCCGCCCGCGCGCTTGGCCGTCGGTGGGCATCGTCGTCATCAACTACAACGGCTGGGCCCTCACGGACGACTGCCTGCGGTCCCTGGCCGCCCTGGACTACCCGGACGCGCAGGTGATCCTGGTGGACAACGGCTCCACCGACGACTCGCTGGCGCAGCTCCGCGCCCGGCACCCGGACCAGCCGGTCCTGACCATTCCCCGCAACGTGGGCTTCACCGCCGCGAACAACATCGGGACCCGCGAGGCGCTGCGGCGCGGCCTGGACTACGTGTGGCTGCTGAACAACGACACGGTCGTCCCGCCGGACGTGCTGCGCGAACTGGTCAAGGTCGCCGAGGACCACCCGCGGCTGGGCGCGGTCACGTCCGTGCTGTACCACCTGCGCCGTCCGGAGGAACTGCAGAGCTGGGGCGGCGGGTACGTGGACCTCTGGCGCGGCAGCGCGGCGCTGTTCGAATCTCCGGTGGACTGGGCGCGGCTGGACTTCCTGGCCGGCACCAGCCTGCTGGTGCGCACCCGGGCCCTGCAGGAGGTCGGCCTGCTCGACGAGCGGTACTTCATGTACTGGGAAGACGCCGACCTGTGCTTCCGGCTGCGGCAGGCCGGCTGGGGCCTGGGCATCGCCGAACGGGCCCGGACCTGGCACCTGGGCGCGGCGTCCATGGGCATGAGCACCATGACCGACAAGAGCACCGCGTACGAACTGCAGTTCACCAAGAGCGCCGTGCGGTTCTTCCGCCGGCACTCGCCGGTCCCGGCGGTGGCGCTGCTGGCCGGGCCCGGCACGTACCTCGTCAAGCGCGTGCTGCGCGGACAGTGGCAGCGCGCCGCGGCGGTCGCGCGGGGCGGCTGGCTGGCCGTCCGCCCCGACCCCCGCTGA
- a CDS encoding oligosaccharide flippase family protein → MSAAGPAPAAGLLRNIAALYGVQIATFVLPLITVPFLARTLGPHAWGALAIAQAFGGLVGLLVDYGFDLSGTREVARDRDHPQRRAELLAGVLGARLALMAVGVVVTLVAGQIVPALGDPLLLWAAVAWGAAQALSLMWYFQGLERVTQVAGLDVAAKVAVTAGILLLVRRPADAWLVPALGAGAALVSNAYALWLAHRDTPFCRPTWRGTRHTLRLGWSMFVFRGSAAFYSTASAFLLGLFVPAQLVGYYAGAERIARAAQGLLTPLHRALYPRFARAAGEGRAALRQQLPGGLAVMGGAGLLLSVGTVLAAPLLVGVLLGPGFEASVAVLRVLAALPVVIGVNMVLGLFWLVPLGLDRAFNLTVAGGALVNAALILLLVPPLGPLGMALAVLCTELLVGLGLYAQYRASRRSRTPHAAALGG, encoded by the coding sequence ATGAGTGCAGCCGGCCCGGCCCCAGCGGCGGGGCTGCTGCGCAACATCGCGGCGCTGTACGGCGTGCAGATCGCCACGTTCGTGCTGCCGCTGATCACCGTGCCGTTCCTGGCCCGCACCCTCGGCCCGCACGCCTGGGGCGCCCTGGCGATCGCGCAGGCCTTCGGCGGCCTGGTGGGCCTGCTCGTGGATTACGGCTTCGACCTGTCCGGCACGCGCGAGGTCGCCCGGGACCGCGACCACCCGCAGCGCCGCGCCGAACTGCTCGCCGGGGTGCTGGGCGCCCGGCTGGCCCTGATGGCCGTGGGTGTGGTCGTGACCCTGGTCGCCGGGCAGATCGTCCCGGCGCTGGGCGACCCACTCCTGCTGTGGGCCGCGGTCGCCTGGGGCGCGGCGCAGGCCCTGAGCCTGATGTGGTACTTCCAGGGGCTCGAGCGCGTCACGCAGGTGGCGGGGCTGGACGTCGCGGCGAAGGTGGCGGTCACGGCCGGCATTCTCCTGCTGGTCCGCCGCCCCGCCGACGCGTGGCTGGTGCCGGCCCTGGGGGCGGGCGCGGCGCTCGTGTCGAACGCCTACGCGCTGTGGCTCGCGCACCGGGACACGCCCTTTTGCCGCCCCACCTGGCGCGGCACGCGGCACACCCTGCGCCTGGGCTGGAGCATGTTCGTGTTCCGCGGGTCGGCCGCGTTTTACAGCACGGCCAGTGCCTTCCTGCTGGGCCTGTTCGTGCCCGCGCAGCTCGTCGGGTATTACGCGGGCGCGGAGCGCATCGCGCGGGCCGCCCAGGGGCTCCTGACCCCGCTGCACCGCGCGCTGTACCCGCGCTTCGCCCGGGCGGCCGGCGAGGGCCGCGCGGCCCTGCGCCAGCAGCTGCCCGGCGGGCTGGCCGTGATGGGCGGCGCGGGCCTGCTGCTGAGCGTGGGCACCGTCCTGGCCGCGCCGCTGCTGGTGGGCGTGTTGCTCGGCCCGGGCTTCGAGGCGTCGGTGGCGGTGCTGCGCGTCCTGGCGGCGCTGCCGGTGGTGATCGGCGTGAACATGGTGCTGGGCCTGTTCTGGCTGGTGCCGCTGGGCCTGGACCGGGCGTTCAACCTCACGGTGGCCGGCGGGGCGCTCGTGAACGCCGCGCTGATCCTGCTGCTCGTGCCGCCCCTGGGGCCGCTGGGCATGGCGCTGGCCGTGCTGTGCACGGAACTGCTGGTGGGCCTGGGCCTGTACGCCCAGTACCGCGCGTCCCGACGCTCCCGCACGCCGCACGCCGCGGCCCTGGGAGGCTGA
- a CDS encoding acyltransferase family protein, protein MLSTVPTQGLPSAPVSEPAAPPAPHHSALDALRGLAALSVVVFHLTLLVHQSLSPHDAALQEVLRALRLTPAFLLFAGSEAVLVFFLLSGFVLYLMLAGRPMTYGTYVRRRLWRLYPPYLVAVLVSIGLADTLGGHALPGYGAWVNTLWQHPPDLQTFLQHVLVIGNPNSEPYDFVLWSLVQEMQVSLIFPVLYLLIVRCRARHVIVGGLLLSLGANAVTHLLLHRAPHAAFVLTPYLNTLHYLIFFALGALMARHRGVVGAWYAALGPARKGALIGVGLISFTYGQPLMAHLGVTSRVGDLLILPGALMLVLVFAHSPRLLRLSRWPVLQFLGRISYSLYLYHGVVLLAFLYGLGTHLPLGSLLLLTAAAVIPVSTLAYRAVERPSIEWSRGARRARTAAASRT, encoded by the coding sequence ATGCTCAGCACCGTTCCCACTCAGGGTCTCCCGTCCGCCCCAGTTTCCGAACCCGCCGCGCCGCCCGCCCCGCACCACAGCGCCCTGGACGCCCTGCGCGGTCTGGCGGCGCTGTCGGTCGTGGTGTTTCACCTGACGTTGCTGGTGCACCAGAGCCTCAGTCCGCACGACGCGGCCCTGCAGGAGGTCCTGCGAGCGCTGAGGCTCACGCCGGCCTTCCTGCTGTTTGCCGGGTCCGAGGCGGTGCTGGTGTTCTTCCTGCTCAGCGGCTTCGTGCTGTACCTGATGCTGGCCGGACGGCCCATGACCTACGGCACGTACGTGCGGCGCCGGTTGTGGCGACTGTACCCGCCGTATCTCGTGGCGGTGCTGGTCAGCATCGGCCTGGCAGACACCCTGGGCGGGCACGCCCTGCCCGGGTACGGTGCCTGGGTGAACACCCTGTGGCAGCACCCGCCGGACCTGCAGACCTTTCTGCAGCACGTGCTGGTGATCGGCAACCCCAACAGTGAACCGTACGATTTCGTGCTGTGGTCACTGGTGCAGGAAATGCAGGTCAGCCTGATCTTCCCGGTGCTGTACCTGTTGATCGTGCGATGCCGCGCTCGGCACGTGATCGTCGGCGGCCTGCTGCTGAGCCTGGGGGCGAACGCCGTGACCCACCTGCTCCTTCACCGGGCTCCGCACGCGGCGTTCGTCCTGACGCCCTACCTGAACACCCTGCACTACCTGATCTTCTTCGCGCTGGGCGCGCTGATGGCCCGGCACCGGGGCGTGGTGGGCGCGTGGTACGCGGCGCTCGGTCCCGCCCGCAAGGGCGCCCTGATCGGCGTGGGGCTGATCTCGTTCACGTACGGCCAGCCGCTGATGGCGCACCTGGGCGTGACCTCACGGGTGGGCGACCTGCTGATCCTGCCGGGCGCGCTGATGCTGGTCCTGGTCTTCGCGCACTCCCCGCGCCTGCTGCGACTCTCCCGGTGGCCCGTCCTGCAGTTCCTGGGGCGGATCTCCTACAGCCTGTACCTCTACCACGGCGTGGTGCTGCTGGCTTTCCTGTACGGCCTGGGCACGCACCTGCCCCTGGGCTCCTTGCTGCTGCTGACCGCAGCTGCAGTGATTCCGGTCTCGACCCTGGCATACCGGGCGGTCGAGCGACCCAGCATCGAATGGAGTCGCGGCGCCCGCCGCGCCCGGACGGCGGCCGCGTCCCGCACCTGA
- a CDS encoding O-antigen ligase family protein: protein MQLRRRETDLWLHVGLFSLYLGTFSVFGFARRLDPSLGSAAQLGLLLLTWLLVLYAVWRSRRLPMWGVVLLALLPYAHMVWFTATGESTAGAFSYVYKFSGFLIAPYLWLWARNRDEGQIERTLMVLATVAAARAVLTFAVPGLAPGAGKFADDFIVYEWVGPLPRIFYPGMALVFLGLTVSLRNIFQTSDRALPLEVARALLFLTALCVNMSRGMLILAVLIVTLLVLLKFSSGAVAAGRKGRLVLGALLTLSGTALVVVATPLADTVANAAAGFGGQERFSLDQKNLDWRAQQVSAAFRLVQTPEAQWLGVGTNTFIPESLENPRLGEVTNELHYSYDSVRWTFGTLGLILLITFTMAQPLARTLLLRPATPLVLPALLTGAFIGLVGLYTVVFTTTDWSFALTVCGAYLHARCDARRALPAPARPRRAVPALNGPARRFPA from the coding sequence GTGCAGCTCCGCCGCCGCGAAACGGACCTGTGGCTGCACGTGGGCCTGTTCAGCCTGTACCTGGGCACCTTCTCCGTGTTCGGATTTGCCCGCCGGCTCGATCCGTCGCTGGGCAGCGCCGCGCAGCTGGGCCTGCTGCTGCTCACCTGGCTGCTGGTGCTGTACGCCGTGTGGCGTTCCCGGCGGCTGCCGATGTGGGGCGTGGTGCTGCTGGCCCTGCTGCCGTACGCACACATGGTCTGGTTCACCGCGACCGGGGAGTCCACGGCCGGGGCGTTCTCGTACGTGTACAAGTTCAGCGGGTTCCTGATCGCGCCGTACCTCTGGCTGTGGGCCCGCAACAGGGACGAGGGGCAGATCGAACGGACCCTGATGGTGCTCGCCACGGTCGCCGCGGCGCGGGCTGTGCTGACCTTCGCCGTGCCGGGCCTGGCGCCGGGCGCCGGCAAGTTCGCGGACGATTTCATCGTGTACGAGTGGGTGGGGCCGCTGCCCCGCATCTTCTACCCGGGCATGGCCCTGGTGTTCCTGGGCCTGACCGTCTCCCTGCGGAACATCTTCCAGACCTCGGACCGGGCGCTGCCGCTGGAAGTGGCGCGGGCCCTGCTGTTCCTGACGGCGCTGTGCGTGAACATGTCGCGCGGCATGCTGATCCTGGCGGTGCTGATCGTCACGCTGCTGGTGCTGCTGAAGTTCTCCAGCGGCGCCGTCGCCGCCGGACGCAAGGGCCGGCTCGTGCTGGGTGCCCTGCTGACCCTGTCAGGCACGGCGCTGGTCGTCGTGGCGACGCCCCTGGCCGACACCGTCGCCAACGCCGCGGCCGGCTTCGGCGGACAGGAACGCTTCAGTCTCGACCAGAAGAACCTCGACTGGCGGGCGCAGCAGGTCTCGGCCGCCTTCCGGCTGGTGCAGACCCCGGAAGCGCAGTGGCTGGGCGTGGGCACGAACACCTTCATCCCCGAGAGCCTGGAAAACCCCCGGCTGGGTGAGGTCACGAACGAACTGCATTACTCCTACGACTCGGTCCGCTGGACCTTCGGCACGCTCGGCCTCATTCTGCTGATCACCTTCACCATGGCCCAGCCGCTGGCCCGCACCCTGCTGCTGCGGCCCGCCACGCCGCTGGTCCTGCCCGCCCTGCTGACCGGGGCGTTCATCGGCCTGGTCGGCCTGTACACCGTGGTGTTCACCACCACCGACTGGAGTTTCGCGCTCACCGTGTGCGGCGCGTACCTGCACGCCCGCTGTGACGCCCGGCGCGCCCTGCCCGCGCCAGCCCGGCCCCGCCGGGCCGTTCCCGCCCTGAATGGTCCCGCCCGGAGGTTCCCCGCATGA
- a CDS encoding right-handed parallel beta-helix repeat-containing protein, whose protein sequence is MSHRFAARPAALRFALLGTALLLASCGTGTPAPAQDQVTAPTSDTTVSSPTINAESTTPIKVQPGVASGGRTEYDAKAEGQQTVTLLGNGNAATFTVPSTGTFTAALQARETAYQGNVILSIRVNGTERKRVEITSLTYAPLALGDLSLTAGQVLSAVFVNDLSGAGGDRNAYIDYLTLTPVATTAPAPAPEPTPTPTPTPTPTPAPAPTDAVDVKTFGAKGDGVTDDTAALQKAASSGKSLIFPSGTYLISRAVTFSGVSGLTYVGQGATIKAKSGFTGAALLHLTNTTNTTVRGFTVIGAGEGTGWIDGVRVSGGSGAVVDGNTISQLGGCGVYVENTSGTTVSTNTVSGVKYHGVFSSASSKQTWRGNRITGHGSTVLTGGIGLLGQLGGDYLIENNVVSAIGNTGMKTEGASNVVFRGNNLDGFATDGIKIMPLPEKGVSQVSNGVIENNTVRGFSGAHQYGSTALQISSVIGGRVSGNTTYGTFGASSGKQPPYGYEDAIRLQAHGSGPVPSGITISDNKVSNSFVGMRLMGNDNTVANNTFQGSARTSVIFNRNASRNKFTGNTFATAGEMGVMFDLYVNGTTFSGNTFSGMSTGIYAANTGNNNNTFTTNSFSAVSKAIVYSGTSNTCSGNTGTGVTVTCQ, encoded by the coding sequence GTGTCTCACCGCTTCGCCGCCCGCCCCGCCGCCCTCCGCTTTGCGCTCCTCGGTACCGCCCTGCTGCTCGCCTCCTGCGGAACCGGCACCCCCGCCCCCGCCCAGGACCAGGTCACCGCCCCCACCAGTGACACCACGGTGAGCAGCCCCACCATCAACGCCGAGTCCACCACGCCCATCAAGGTGCAACCCGGCGTCGCCAGTGGCGGCAGAACCGAGTACGACGCCAAAGCCGAAGGCCAGCAGACCGTGACTCTGCTGGGCAACGGGAACGCCGCGACCTTCACGGTCCCCAGCACCGGCACCTTCACAGCCGCGCTGCAGGCCCGCGAAACCGCGTACCAGGGCAACGTCATCCTCAGCATCCGCGTGAACGGCACCGAGCGCAAGCGCGTGGAAATCACCAGCCTCACCTACGCCCCCCTCGCCCTGGGCGACCTGAGCCTCACCGCCGGGCAGGTGCTGAGCGCCGTGTTCGTGAACGACCTGAGTGGCGCCGGCGGTGACCGCAACGCCTACATCGACTACCTGACCCTGACCCCGGTCGCCACCACCGCTCCGGCGCCCGCGCCTGAACCCACCCCGACCCCCACTCCGACGCCGACCCCCACGCCTGCTCCGGCCCCCACCGACGCGGTGGACGTGAAGACCTTCGGCGCGAAGGGCGACGGCGTGACCGACGACACCGCCGCCCTGCAGAAAGCGGCCAGCAGCGGCAAGTCACTGATCTTCCCGTCCGGCACGTACCTCATCAGCCGCGCCGTGACCTTCAGCGGCGTCAGCGGCCTGACCTACGTCGGCCAGGGCGCCACCATCAAGGCCAAGAGCGGCTTTACCGGCGCGGCCCTGCTGCACCTGACCAACACCACCAACACCACCGTGCGCGGCTTCACCGTGATCGGCGCCGGTGAAGGCACTGGCTGGATCGACGGTGTGCGCGTCAGCGGCGGCAGCGGCGCGGTCGTGGACGGCAACACCATCAGCCAGCTCGGCGGCTGCGGCGTGTACGTGGAGAACACCAGCGGCACCACCGTCAGCACGAACACCGTCTCCGGCGTGAAGTACCACGGCGTGTTCAGCTCCGCGTCCAGCAAGCAGACCTGGCGCGGCAACCGCATCACCGGTCACGGCAGCACCGTCCTGACCGGCGGCATCGGCCTGCTCGGGCAGCTCGGCGGCGACTACCTGATCGAGAACAACGTGGTCAGCGCCATCGGCAACACCGGCATGAAGACCGAAGGGGCCTCCAACGTGGTGTTCCGCGGCAACAACCTCGACGGCTTCGCCACCGACGGCATCAAGATCATGCCCCTCCCGGAAAAAGGCGTCAGCCAGGTCAGCAACGGCGTGATCGAGAACAACACCGTGCGCGGCTTCTCCGGCGCCCACCAGTACGGCTCCACCGCCCTGCAGATCAGCAGCGTGATCGGCGGCCGGGTCAGCGGCAACACCACCTACGGCACCTTCGGCGCCAGCAGCGGCAAGCAGCCCCCCTACGGCTACGAGGACGCCATCCGCCTCCAGGCGCACGGCAGCGGCCCGGTGCCCAGCGGCATCACCATCAGCGACAACAAGGTCAGCAACTCCTTCGTGGGCATGCGCCTGATGGGCAACGACAACACCGTCGCCAACAACACCTTCCAGGGCAGCGCCCGGACCAGCGTGATCTTCAACCGCAACGCCTCCCGCAACAAGTTCACCGGCAACACCTTCGCCACTGCCGGCGAGATGGGCGTGATGTTCGACCTGTACGTGAACGGCACGACCTTCAGCGGCAACACCTTCAGCGGCATGAGCACCGGCATCTACGCCGCGAACACCGGCAACAACAACAACACCTTCACCACCAACAGCTTCAGCGCCGTGAGCAAGGCCATCGTGTACTCCGGCACCAGCAATACCTGCTCCGGCAACACCGGCACCGGCGTCACCGTCACCTGCCAGTAA
- a CDS encoding TetR/AcrR family transcriptional regulator — protein sequence MTTPTPRRRRLQAQDRRTQILDQAAALFIERGFEGVSMADIALALHTSRPTIYTYFPSTEAILAELLDRRLEHLPERLAQHLHTEDLTAFSELFQAILQESELLKLLHSGGGPQFRSRRAEFLSALQSRLNLEQLPGLKGETLNAHPLLLPLLLDLITQVAYRQVTDPAPDPDGLLPLLNTFIRGGVHAVAAHDPHS from the coding sequence ATGACCACGCCCACGCCACGGCGCCGCCGGCTCCAGGCCCAGGATCGCCGCACCCAGATCCTCGACCAGGCCGCCGCGCTCTTCATCGAACGCGGCTTCGAAGGCGTGAGCATGGCCGACATCGCCCTCGCCCTGCACACCTCCCGGCCCACCATCTACACCTACTTCCCGTCCACTGAAGCGATCCTCGCCGAACTGCTCGACCGCCGCCTCGAACACCTCCCAGAGCGCCTGGCCCAGCACCTGCACACCGAGGACCTCACAGCCTTCAGCGAACTCTTCCAGGCCATCTTGCAGGAGAGCGAACTTCTCAAGCTCCTGCACAGCGGCGGCGGCCCGCAGTTCCGCAGCCGCCGCGCCGAATTCCTCAGCGCCCTGCAAAGCCGGCTGAACCTGGAGCAGCTCCCCGGCCTGAAAGGCGAGACGCTGAACGCCCACCCACTGCTCCTGCCGCTGCTGCTCGACCTGATCACCCAGGTGGCCTACCGCCAGGTCACGGACCCCGCCCCCGATCCGGACGGCCTGCTCCCACTGCTCAACACCTTCATCCGTGGCGGAGTGCACGCCGTTGCCGCT